The following proteins come from a genomic window of Bacteroidales bacterium:
- a CDS encoding sigma-70 family RNA polymerase sigma factor — translation MTAKEFCNRVLPLQDKLYRLSRRILNNAEDAEDAVQEVFYKLWLKNEELDSFKSLEAFAMVVTKNFCLDRVKSKSHQKAELTVMNEPIDSHSPEKMAEQKDEMDEVHRIVKKLPEQQRMILHLRDIEGMEYDEIEQIMEMNANAIRVNLSRARKAIREQLTATHNYEYQGD, via the coding sequence ATGACGGCAAAAGAGTTTTGCAATCGGGTTTTACCTTTACAGGACAAGCTTTACAGGCTTTCCCGTCGGATTTTAAACAATGCAGAAGATGCTGAGGATGCCGTGCAGGAGGTCTTTTACAAGTTGTGGTTGAAAAATGAAGAGTTGGATTCGTTCAAAAGTCTGGAAGCCTTTGCCATGGTGGTTACTAAAAACTTTTGCCTCGACAGGGTAAAATCCAAAAGCCACCAAAAAGCAGAGCTTACTGTAATGAACGAACCCATTGACAGCCACTCACCGGAAAAGATGGCGGAGCAAAAGGATGAGATGGATGAGGTGCACAGAATCGTAAAAAAGCTGCCCGAACAACAACGGATGATTCTTCACCTGCGCGACATTGAAGGAATGGAGTACGATGAGATTGAGCAAATCATGGAGATGAACGCCAACGCCATCAGGGTAAATTTGTCGAGAGCAAGAAAAGCCATCAGAGAACAATTAACGGCAACACATAATTATGAATACCAGGGAGATTGA
- a CDS encoding DUF4252 domain-containing protein, whose product MKKTIFVFAVIAWVSTSGIALAQNTTNNMFKKYGSGDGFTVVSINKDLFTLLLEIGQETDAQEISEVQEVIKGLETIKILMYDANKGTDPSFLPKFKEELDAMKLNEYSELMMVREQDDIVRFMIRKDGEIINELLLLISQPDEAGFVSITGNINIKSIAKISRTMNIQGLENLEKINQKEE is encoded by the coding sequence ATGAAAAAGACAATTTTTGTTTTTGCAGTTATTGCATGGGTAAGCACGTCAGGAATCGCTCTGGCGCAGAATACAACCAATAACATGTTCAAAAAGTATGGCTCTGGCGATGGCTTTACAGTGGTGAGCATCAATAAAGACTTATTTACACTGCTGCTTGAGATTGGCCAGGAAACAGATGCCCAAGAAATTAGCGAGGTACAGGAGGTGATTAAAGGACTTGAAACGATCAAAATTTTGATGTACGATGCTAATAAAGGAACCGACCCTTCATTTTTACCTAAATTCAAAGAGGAACTGGATGCAATGAAACTGAACGAATACAGCGAATTGATGATGGTGAGAGAGCAGGATGATATTGTTAGATTTATGATCCGCAAGGATGGCGAGATCATCAATGAATTGCTTCTTCTTATCAGCCAGCCTGATGAAGCAGGATTTGTAAGCATTACCGGTAATATCAACATTAAATCCATCGCCAAGATTTCCAGAACCATGAACATCCAGGGACTTGAAAACCTGGAGAAGATCAACCAGAAAGAAGAGTAG
- a CDS encoding S46 family peptidase, translating to MKKLHVFFVALILALSLQTRADEGMWLPLFIERLNYVDMQKAGLKLTAEEIYSINNSSLKDAIIIFGRGCTGEIVSSKGLIFTNHHCGYGQIQSHSTVEHDYLTDGFWAMSQEEELANPGLTATFLIRIEEVTDKVLAVINDGMTEEQRNEEIRKIGKTLSDEATKDTHYNASVRSFFAGDEFYLFVYEVFKDIRLVGAPPSSIGKYGADTDNWMWPRHTGDFSIFRVYTGPDGKPADYSKENIPLKPKHHLPISLDGVENGDFTMIMGYPGSTDRYRSSWGVELAIEESNPTVVSIREAKLNTMRKYMDASDAVRIQYASKYAGTSNYWKYFIGQTRGLKRLKVVDKKRAEEAAFTDWVNADQKRKEVYGEVLNMRKNAVAKQREYNLPGIYLSEAISRGSEILMFSRRFNKLGELLMEKKPDQAAVDAEIASLRKSVEGFFKNYHAPLDQELLGVMLQKYYQNVPAQDQPAILSEIHKKYKGDFTAYAGYIFGKTIFSSPAGVNKFLDKPSAKVLNNDPVFELAKAFADLQNKFRPLQSEVSSLAAKGDRLYIRGLREMAGANKDFYPDANSTMRLTYGTIGDYYPADAVHYNYITTLSGVMEKEDPTNWEFEVPEKLKELYSKKDYGNYGQNGDMIVAFISNNDITGGNSGSPVMNAKGELIGIAFDGNWEAMSGDIAFEPALQRTISVDVRYILFIIDKFAGAKNIIDELTIVPKSR from the coding sequence ATGAAAAAACTACACGTATTCTTTGTCGCGCTAATTCTTGCCCTTAGCCTTCAAACCAGGGCAGATGAGGGGATGTGGCTGCCACTGTTTATCGAGCGGCTCAACTATGTTGACATGCAGAAAGCCGGATTGAAGCTCACTGCTGAAGAGATTTACAGCATCAACAATTCAAGCCTTAAAGATGCCATCATCATTTTTGGCCGTGGTTGCACAGGCGAAATCGTATCATCAAAAGGCCTGATTTTCACCAATCACCACTGCGGTTACGGGCAAATTCAGTCACACAGCACGGTTGAACACGATTATCTTACCGATGGCTTCTGGGCAATGAGCCAGGAGGAAGAGCTTGCAAATCCTGGTCTTACTGCCACTTTTTTAATCCGGATTGAAGAGGTGACCGATAAGGTGCTAGCTGTCATAAATGATGGGATGACTGAGGAGCAACGCAATGAGGAAATCAGAAAAATCGGGAAAACACTCAGCGATGAAGCCACAAAAGATACCCACTACAACGCGAGTGTGAGGAGCTTTTTTGCCGGTGACGAGTTTTACCTTTTCGTTTACGAGGTCTTTAAAGATATTCGACTGGTTGGCGCACCGCCATCATCCATCGGTAAATATGGCGCAGACACCGACAACTGGATGTGGCCACGACACACCGGCGATTTCTCCATTTTCAGGGTTTATACGGGCCCCGATGGAAAACCGGCCGATTACTCTAAAGAGAACATTCCGTTAAAACCCAAACATCATCTCCCCATCTCTCTCGATGGAGTTGAAAATGGCGATTTTACCATGATCATGGGCTACCCGGGAAGCACGGATCGCTATCGCTCCTCATGGGGAGTAGAGTTGGCCATCGAAGAAAGTAACCCCACAGTGGTTTCTATCCGCGAAGCCAAACTTAACACCATGCGGAAATACATGGATGCTTCGGATGCTGTCAGGATTCAATATGCCTCCAAATACGCCGGAACATCCAACTATTGGAAATATTTCATCGGTCAGACCCGTGGTTTGAAGCGACTCAAAGTAGTGGATAAAAAACGTGCCGAAGAGGCCGCATTTACCGATTGGGTCAATGCTGACCAGAAGCGAAAAGAGGTTTACGGTGAAGTGCTCAACATGCGCAAGAACGCTGTGGCTAAACAGCGGGAATATAACCTTCCCGGCATTTATCTCAGCGAGGCCATCAGCCGCGGCAGCGAAATCCTGATGTTCTCCCGCCGCTTTAACAAACTTGGCGAACTGCTCATGGAAAAGAAACCAGACCAGGCAGCGGTGGATGCCGAAATTGCGAGCCTGCGCAAGTCGGTCGAAGGTTTTTTTAAAAATTATCATGCTCCGCTCGACCAGGAACTTCTTGGTGTGATGCTGCAGAAATACTATCAAAATGTCCCTGCACAAGATCAGCCGGCAATCCTGTCCGAAATACATAAGAAATACAAAGGCGATTTTACAGCCTATGCCGGTTATATCTTTGGCAAAACAATATTTTCAAGCCCTGCAGGTGTGAATAAATTCCTTGACAAACCCTCGGCAAAAGTCTTAAACAACGATCCGGTTTTTGAACTGGCTAAAGCGTTCGCTGATCTTCAAAATAAATTCAGACCCTTGCAATCCGAAGTCAGCAGCCTGGCTGCAAAAGGCGACCGGCTTTACATTAGAGGATTGCGCGAAATGGCGGGAGCGAATAAAGACTTTTACCCCGATGCCAATTCCACCATGCGCCTTACTTATGGAACAATCGGCGATTATTATCCCGCCGACGCCGTGCATTACAATTACATCACCACCCTCTCCGGTGTGATGGAAAAAGAAGACCCGACCAACTGGGAGTTTGAAGTGCCTGAGAAACTTAAAGAACTTTACAGCAAAAAGGATTATGGCAATTATGGCCAGAATGGGGATATGATCGTTGCGTTCATCTCAAACAACGACATCACCGGCGGCAACAGCGGAAGCCCCGTAATGAATGCCAAAGGCGAACTCATCGGGATTGCCTTCGATGGCAATTGGGAAGCCATGAGCGGCGACATTGCCTTTGAACCTGCCTTGCAGCGCACCATCTCGGTGGATGTTCGATATATTCTTTTTATTATTGATAAATTTGCCGGCGCCAAAAATATTATTGATGAACTGACCATTGTGCCAAAAAGCAGGTAA
- a CDS encoding mannose-1-phosphate guanylyltransferase translates to MHKNNYCVIMAGGIGARFWPMSRTTRPKQFIDILGTGETLIQRTFRRFERICPKENIFIVTNEIYANQVRHQLPDLPVNNILLEPAMRNTAPCIAYANFKIQSINPDANIVVAPSDHLIMDEELFAVNINAALKAAAENPWLITLGIKPTRPDTGYGYIQFDDSIKDSGNHQLRKVKTFTEKPNHELAEKFLASGDFLWNAGIFIWSLKTINKAFEEYLDDINDLFKEGIGVYNTEGEKTFINEIYAGCRKISIDYGIMEKATNVYVLSADFDWSDLGTWGSLYDTREKDEYKNAVVGDDVMLYNTSNCIINMPKGKLVVLQGLDNYIVVEEDNALLICRKDDEQEIRKFVGDIKTKKGEKFI, encoded by the coding sequence ATGCATAAAAACAACTACTGTGTAATCATGGCCGGAGGGATAGGGGCGCGGTTCTGGCCGATGAGCCGAACCACGCGCCCAAAGCAGTTCATTGATATCCTGGGAACAGGAGAAACGTTGATTCAACGTACTTTTAGGCGTTTCGAACGAATCTGTCCAAAAGAAAACATTTTTATTGTAACCAACGAGATTTACGCAAACCAGGTAAGGCACCAACTGCCGGATTTACCGGTGAACAATATTTTACTCGAGCCGGCGATGCGCAATACAGCCCCTTGCATTGCTTATGCAAATTTTAAAATTCAGTCCATTAACCCCGATGCCAACATAGTGGTTGCCCCTTCCGATCACCTCATCATGGATGAAGAACTTTTTGCAGTGAATATTAACGCAGCATTGAAAGCTGCTGCTGAAAATCCCTGGCTTATTACCCTCGGAATAAAACCAACCCGACCCGACACAGGATACGGATACATTCAATTTGACGACAGCATAAAAGACTCCGGTAACCATCAGCTTCGCAAGGTAAAAACCTTTACTGAAAAACCCAATCACGAATTGGCAGAAAAATTCCTTGCAAGCGGAGATTTCCTCTGGAATGCAGGAATATTCATCTGGTCGCTCAAGACCATCAACAAAGCCTTCGAAGAATACCTCGACGACATTAATGACCTTTTTAAAGAGGGCATTGGAGTGTACAATACCGAAGGAGAAAAAACATTCATCAACGAAATTTACGCCGGTTGCCGCAAGATTTCAATCGATTACGGCATCATGGAAAAAGCCACCAATGTTTATGTCCTTTCAGCCGACTTCGACTGGTCGGACCTTGGAACCTGGGGATCGCTCTATGATACAAGGGAAAAAGATGAATACAAGAATGCGGTGGTTGGCGATGATGTGATGCTATACAATACCTCAAATTGTATCATCAACATGCCAAAAGGAAAGCTCGTGGTTTTGCAGGGATTGGACAATTACATCGTGGTGGAAGAGGACAATGCCCTGCTCATCTGCCGAAAAGATGACGAACAGGAAATCAGGAAGTTCGTTGGCGACATCAAAACAAAAAAAGGAGAGAAATTTATTTAA
- a CDS encoding SprT-like domain-containing protein — MEKNYEILKQYLPEQAVKPVYEMLIKYKVQLVITRHRRTKLGDFRPGINGAISKITLNHNLNPYSFLLTFLHELAHHLVWIKYKDRVQPHGEEWKQTLRQLQKPFLSIDFFPQDVLDIMQPDQSRIFAASSSDVTMARTLKSYDTAKRGTLLETLPEKTIFALNDGRRFQKLGKRRKNFLCISLDNNRNYVFNPLAEVYPEK; from the coding sequence TTGGAGAAAAATTACGAAATACTTAAGCAATACCTCCCTGAACAGGCCGTTAAACCGGTTTATGAGATGCTCATCAAATACAAAGTGCAACTGGTAATCACCAGGCACAGACGAACTAAACTGGGCGATTTCAGACCTGGGATAAATGGAGCAATCTCAAAAATTACATTAAACCATAACCTGAACCCGTATTCATTTCTTTTGACTTTTTTGCATGAATTGGCTCATCACCTGGTGTGGATAAAGTACAAAGACCGTGTTCAGCCGCATGGTGAAGAATGGAAACAAACCCTGCGACAGTTGCAGAAGCCATTTCTGAGTATTGACTTTTTCCCACAGGATGTTCTCGATATTATGCAGCCTGATCAGTCCCGTATTTTTGCAGCATCCTCATCTGATGTTACGATGGCAAGAACACTGAAAAGCTATGACACTGCAAAAAGAGGAACACTTTTGGAAACACTTCCCGAGAAAACTATCTTTGCTTTAAATGATGGGAGACGTTTTCAGAAGTTGGGAAAACGGCGGAAAAACTTCCTCTGCATCTCTCTTGATAACAACCGGAACTATGTTTTTAATCCGCTTGCTGAAGTTTATCCGGAAAAATAG
- a CDS encoding ATP-binding protein has translation MITREKLKEILATWKHEILNTEIFERDVYLVVREQFLNPVPLVLHGLRRSGKTFIMYKLMKEFPDSAYVNFEDERFTGAGPEVLDEVYATYISDSDASRPTIFLDEVQNIPGWEKFVARLHSKVKFVISGSNATLLSSEYSSALTGRHVPMRIFPLSFTEFVSATGKGNLNPLLSEHRAKLRSMLIEYLEFGGFPQASLLKDKLLLRSTFDAIIFRDVIPRFDIRNPLGLEALARYLISNPGKPFSFRNLTSVSNIRHEDTVKAYIGFLEKAYLIFNLPRFDYSIRKQAANLKKVYPADVSFARFSGSFFSDERGRLLETIVCNQLVSKGYNLCYWKDEREREVDFVVCEGLKPVSLIQVCETIENEKVWKRETESLLNAKVSLGLEDAILLVYQHTEMPAVEGITVRTVLDWLLDTSG, from the coding sequence ATGATTACAAGAGAAAAGCTGAAGGAAATCCTGGCCACATGGAAGCATGAAATTTTGAACACTGAAATCTTCGAAAGGGATGTCTATTTGGTTGTAAGGGAGCAATTTTTGAATCCGGTACCACTGGTATTGCATGGATTAAGGCGATCGGGTAAAACATTTATAATGTACAAGCTTATGAAGGAATTCCCTGATTCCGCTTATGTAAATTTTGAAGATGAGCGTTTTACCGGCGCCGGACCCGAGGTTTTAGATGAAGTGTATGCTACTTACATCAGTGATTCGGATGCATCAAGGCCGACGATCTTTCTTGATGAAGTTCAAAATATTCCGGGATGGGAAAAGTTTGTTGCCCGGCTTCATTCAAAAGTGAAATTTGTGATCTCAGGTTCAAATGCAACCTTGCTGAGTTCTGAGTATTCGTCAGCGCTTACAGGAAGGCACGTTCCTATGCGCATATTTCCGTTGTCATTCACCGAATTTGTTTCCGCCACCGGGAAGGGAAACCTGAACCCATTGCTCAGCGAACATAGAGCAAAGCTTCGGTCAATGCTCATCGAATACCTTGAGTTTGGCGGCTTCCCACAGGCTTCACTGCTTAAAGATAAGCTCCTGCTCAGGTCAACATTTGATGCCATCATTTTCAGGGATGTAATCCCCCGGTTCGATATCAGAAATCCCCTGGGGCTGGAGGCGCTTGCACGATACCTGATTTCGAATCCCGGAAAGCCTTTCTCCTTTCGCAACCTTACTTCAGTATCCAACATCAGGCATGAAGACACGGTGAAGGCATATATCGGCTTTCTGGAAAAAGCCTATCTGATTTTTAATCTTCCGCGATTTGACTATTCCATCAGGAAACAGGCTGCCAACCTAAAAAAGGTTTATCCTGCTGACGTAAGTTTTGCACGTTTTTCAGGAAGCTTCTTTTCGGATGAAAGAGGGCGACTGCTTGAAACTATTGTTTGCAATCAGCTTGTAAGCAAAGGCTACAACCTGTGTTACTGGAAAGATGAACGGGAGCGGGAAGTGGACTTTGTGGTTTGTGAGGGGCTGAAGCCTGTTTCACTGATACAGGTGTGCGAAACCATTGAAAACGAAAAAGTATGGAAAAGGGAAACAGAATCGCTGTTAAATGCAAAAGTATCGCTGGGATTGGAAGATGCCATCTTACTCGTCTATCAACATACCGAAATGCCCGCGGTTGAAGGCATTACTGTAAGAACTGTGTTGGACTGGCTGCTCGATACATCAGGTTGA
- a CDS encoding ATP-binding protein: MIRDIVLIQKRELEQRLQEKYVSRDADFTAGSSDMIHVIIGPRRAGKSFFGMHQLVQGEKFAFLNLDDERLTRVQNFDELLEAMMVIYDNPNLLLLDEIQNLQDWELIINRLQRQGFRLIITGSNSNLLSSELATHLTGRHLPVYIFTFSFSEYLATFSNELTTPEKKEKFNDWLINGGYPEPLMKGLNVKQYLQVLFDSVLYKDIVKRYKIRQPDSLENLAVWLISNIAAEFSLNSICDQVQLSSVHTVKKYLHYLEESFVLFTLSLFSFKVGEQQRGNKKIYCFDNGFRQAKGFQFSNDWGKLLENAVAAELFKRCRYEGLKLFYWKDRDQQEVDFVVQAGTQVSELIQVCWDVTQTKTLDREVRSLLKASGKLNCDRLLIITMEEEKTEEFSWFGVQRNIEFVPAWKWIQGK; encoded by the coding sequence ATGATACGAGATATTGTTTTGATTCAGAAACGGGAACTGGAGCAACGGCTGCAGGAAAAGTATGTTTCGAGAGACGCCGATTTTACTGCAGGGTCATCTGATATGATTCATGTGATCATAGGCCCAAGAAGAGCCGGAAAATCATTTTTCGGAATGCACCAACTGGTTCAGGGCGAAAAGTTTGCCTTCCTTAACCTGGATGACGAACGTCTTACCAGGGTTCAGAATTTTGATGAACTACTCGAAGCCATGATGGTTATTTATGACAATCCCAATCTCCTTTTACTGGATGAAATCCAAAATCTTCAGGATTGGGAGTTGATTATAAATCGCCTGCAAAGGCAGGGATTCCGGCTGATCATAACAGGAAGTAACTCAAACCTGCTGAGTAGCGAATTGGCAACCCATCTCACCGGAAGGCATTTGCCTGTTTACATTTTTACTTTTAGTTTCAGCGAGTATCTTGCAACATTTTCAAACGAATTGACAACGCCGGAAAAAAAAGAGAAGTTCAACGATTGGCTTATCAACGGGGGATATCCCGAGCCACTGATGAAAGGGCTAAATGTAAAGCAATATCTGCAGGTGTTGTTCGATTCGGTACTTTACAAAGACATTGTAAAAAGATACAAAATTCGTCAGCCCGATTCCCTTGAAAATCTTGCTGTGTGGCTGATTTCAAATATTGCCGCTGAATTTTCGCTCAACTCAATCTGCGATCAGGTGCAATTGTCGAGTGTGCATACGGTAAAAAAGTACCTGCATTATCTCGAAGAATCTTTTGTGCTCTTTACGCTTTCACTGTTTTCATTTAAGGTTGGCGAACAGCAGCGGGGAAATAAGAAGATTTACTGCTTCGACAACGGATTTCGCCAGGCAAAAGGATTTCAGTTCAGTAACGATTGGGGCAAACTACTGGAGAATGCTGTGGCTGCCGAACTTTTTAAAAGATGCCGTTATGAAGGCTTAAAATTGTTTTACTGGAAGGACAGAGATCAGCAGGAGGTAGATTTTGTTGTTCAGGCCGGCACACAGGTAAGCGAACTTATTCAGGTGTGCTGGGATGTGACACAAACCAAAACCCTTGACAGAGAGGTCAGGTCGTTATTAAAAGCCTCCGGTAAACTCAATTGTGACAGATTATTGATTATAACTATGGAAGAGGAGAAAACAGAGGAATTTTCCTGGTTCGGCGTACAACGTAACATTGAGTTCGTTCCAGCTTGGAAATGGATACAGGGAAAATGA